A single Wolbachia endosymbiont (group A) of Bibio marci DNA region contains:
- the der gene encoding ribosome biogenesis GTPase Der: MLKIAIVGLPNAGKSTLFNRLVGRKAAVVSNIPGVTRDRREGIGRISDLEFKVIDTGGWNDQTSFSLQVIEQIEFSLLSADVIFFLVDAKVQNEQNKELAKWLKRKMNKSVILIANKCESHKSENVDYLQFFDFIGPVYISAEHNLGMVDLYDALAGVIEDLNEDTELLENESSRLRIAIIGRPNVGKSTFLNSLLTENRVIVNSEPGTTRDSLDIVYDHNGKLITLIDTAGIRRKANVTDKLESRFVEKSLESIKRSHVVVLMLDSLLGIEQQDLSIGEAAIKGGKGIIVVLNKWDLINKDDRSKLIKFVKQQEVTRLFLGVPTITISALKGMRCGDVVDKCLEVSESLNKKVSTAKLNKWLIEALDRHSHPLVKGKAVKMKYIAQIGTKPPAFSLICNIPESVDESYKRYLINDLRKNFFAEGVPVRLFLKKNKNPYAK; encoded by the coding sequence ATGCTAAAAATCGCTATAGTAGGCCTACCAAATGCTGGTAAATCAACTCTTTTTAATAGATTGGTGGGAAGAAAAGCAGCGGTAGTCAGCAATATTCCAGGGGTTACACGAGATAGAAGAGAAGGAATAGGCAGAATTAGCGATTTAGAGTTTAAAGTTATAGATACAGGAGGATGGAACGACCAAACTAGTTTTTCACTGCAAGTTATTGAGCAAATAGAATTTTCTTTATTGAGTGCAGATGTCATTTTCTTTCTTGTTGACGCAAAAGTGCAAAATGAGCAAAACAAAGAACTTGCAAAGTGGCTGAAGAGAAAAATGAATAAATCTGTAATCCTCATAGCAAATAAATGCGAGAGTCATAAGTCTGAAAATGTTGATTATTTGCAGTTTTTTGATTTTATAGGCCCGGTATACATCTCTGCCGAACATAATCTTGGTATGGTTGATCTTTATGATGCACTAGCTGGTGTTATTGAAGATTTAAATGAGGACACTGAACTACTTGAAAATGAATCCAGCAGACTTAGAATTGCAATCATCGGTCGTCCAAATGTCGGAAAATCAACTTTTTTAAACAGCTTGCTTACAGAAAACAGAGTAATAGTGAATTCAGAGCCAGGCACAACACGTGATTCTTTAGATATTGTATACGATCATAATGGAAAGCTAATTACTCTCATCGATACCGCAGGAATCCGCAGAAAGGCTAATGTTACAGATAAATTAGAATCAAGATTTGTTGAGAAAAGCTTAGAATCAATAAAGCGCTCTCATGTGGTAGTTTTAATGCTAGACTCCCTACTTGGTATTGAGCAGCAGGATTTATCAATTGGTGAAGCTGCAATCAAAGGAGGAAAGGGGATTATCGTTGTTTTAAATAAGTGGGATTTAATAAATAAAGATGACAGAAGTAAATTAATAAAATTTGTCAAACAACAGGAAGTGACTCGGTTATTCTTGGGAGTGCCAACTATAACAATTTCTGCGTTAAAAGGTATGCGCTGCGGTGATGTGGTAGATAAGTGTCTTGAAGTGAGTGAATCTTTGAACAAGAAAGTCAGCACTGCAAAACTGAATAAGTGGCTAATTGAAGCTTTAGATAGGCACTCTCACCCGCTTGTAAAAGGCAAAGCAGTTAAAATGAAGTATATCGCTCAAATTGGTACTAAACCTCCAGCTTTTTCTTTGATATGTAACATACCTGAAAGTGTTGATGAAAGTTACAAACGCTATTTAATTAATGATCTTAGAAAAAATTTCTTTGCTGAAGGCGTGCCAGTCAGATTATTTTTGAAAAAAAATAAAAATCCCTATGCAAAATGA
- a CDS encoding disulfide bond formation protein B, which translates to MNTLLYTFRDNLLKVMCNNSRIPTVFLLSSAFALIFAYVLEYFFNMLPCKLCTYERIVYYIAGLLAVACMLKNNKILIYAMFCSYLVGAIISFYHVGLELHWFHDILGCTEQVSSNASVEELRNNLLNPNYSPSCDRPHYVLGISLATWNLIYLIVALFVSGKVYCGERKKSK; encoded by the coding sequence ATGAATACTCTGCTTTATACTTTCAGGGATAATTTACTTAAAGTTATGTGTAATAACTCCAGAATTCCTACAGTCTTTCTGCTATCAAGTGCTTTTGCTCTAATTTTTGCATATGTGCTAGAATATTTTTTCAACATGCTGCCATGCAAGTTATGTACATACGAGCGAATAGTTTACTATATCGCCGGATTACTTGCAGTAGCGTGCATGCTTAAAAACAACAAAATTCTAATCTATGCAATGTTTTGCAGTTATCTCGTAGGTGCAATAATATCTTTTTACCATGTAGGCCTTGAACTTCATTGGTTTCATGACATTTTAGGATGCACAGAGCAAGTAAGTAGTAACGCTAGTGTAGAAGAGTTAAGAAATAATCTGTTAAACCCTAATTATTCTCCATCTTGTGACAGACCTCATTACGTTCTAGGTATTTCCCTAGCAACATGGAATCTAATTTATCTCATAGTAGCTCTGTTCGTATCAGGTAAAGTGTATTGTGGAGAAAGAAAGAAATCTAAATAA
- a CDS encoding demethoxyubiquinone hydroxylase family protein translates to MEKERNLNNLRYSNNRFLQQAIRVNHAGEYGAICIYSGQKFILKKSSIINEIIEMEEQEKKHFHYFNEKIKEQKVRPTVLLPVWRVLGMSLGVATAIMGKKAAMACTAAVEEVIGEHYREQVSHLEDGELKETISKFRDEELEHRDIAIQHNAESAFGYNILSSFIKTGCKAAIYLSKLI, encoded by the coding sequence GTGGAGAAAGAAAGAAATCTAAATAATTTAAGGTACAGCAACAATCGGTTCTTGCAACAAGCAATTAGAGTAAATCATGCTGGAGAATATGGAGCTATTTGCATTTATTCTGGTCAAAAATTTATTCTTAAAAAATCTTCTATAATCAATGAAATAATTGAAATGGAAGAGCAGGAAAAAAAGCATTTTCATTATTTTAATGAGAAAATCAAGGAGCAAAAAGTTCGTCCTACTGTTTTGTTGCCAGTTTGGCGTGTGTTAGGAATGTCGCTTGGCGTTGCAACTGCCATTATGGGCAAAAAAGCTGCTATGGCTTGCACTGCTGCAGTTGAAGAAGTTATAGGGGAGCACTACAGAGAGCAAGTTTCACATTTAGAAGATGGAGAATTAAAAGAAACTATAAGTAAATTTCGTGACGAGGAGTTAGAGCACAGAGATATTGCAATTCAGCACAATGCTGAAAGCGCATTTGGCTACAACATTTTATCTTCATTCATAAAAACAGGCTGCAAAGCTGCTATTTACTTGTCCAAGTTAATTTAA
- the mraY gene encoding phospho-N-acetylmuramoyl-pentapeptide-transferase, with protein MILATKIFFTSFVFGFILFPYFIKLLKKISKDGQPIRSCGPESHLITKKNVPPMGGIIILISSLLPILLWAQLTPEILLLILTTLFFALLGFIDDYLKLKTNHYRGLSAKTKILIQFIVALVGVFIFKLYSAEGFTKTSLFKGVIIDFGYLYVPFAAFVIVGSSNAVNLTDGLDGLAATQVITSFAFLGLIAYITQADMNITLFCIAFIGAILSFLWFNTHPAKIFMGDVGSLSVGAALGLTSVLIKREMLFAVIGIIFVIETLSVIIQISYFKYTKFKYGEGKRVFLMAPIHHHFEKKGWSENVIVMKFWIISIICSVFTITFLL; from the coding sequence ATGATCTTAGCTACAAAAATATTTTTTACCTCATTTGTTTTTGGATTTATTCTTTTTCCCTATTTTATAAAGCTTCTAAAAAAAATAAGTAAAGATGGGCAACCAATTAGATCATGTGGACCAGAAAGTCATTTAATAACAAAAAAGAATGTACCACCTATGGGCGGAATAATAATACTGATTTCTTCTTTATTACCAATTTTACTCTGGGCTCAGTTAACACCAGAAATCTTGCTGCTGATATTGACAACTCTATTTTTTGCTCTACTTGGATTTATTGATGATTATTTAAAATTGAAGACAAATCACTATCGAGGTTTAAGTGCAAAAACCAAAATACTTATTCAGTTTATTGTTGCTCTGGTTGGTGTGTTTATATTTAAGCTATACTCTGCTGAAGGTTTTACAAAAACGTCCCTATTTAAAGGAGTAATAATTGATTTTGGCTATCTATATGTCCCATTCGCTGCGTTTGTAATTGTCGGCTCTTCTAATGCTGTGAATCTCACAGATGGTTTGGATGGCCTTGCTGCAACTCAAGTCATCACTTCCTTTGCTTTTTTGGGGCTAATTGCATACATAACTCAAGCAGATATGAATATTACTTTATTCTGCATTGCATTTATAGGAGCTATTCTAAGTTTTTTGTGGTTTAACACACATCCAGCAAAAATATTTATGGGTGATGTTGGTAGCTTGTCGGTAGGCGCAGCTTTAGGGTTAACTAGTGTCCTAATTAAAAGAGAAATGCTTTTTGCCGTTATTGGAATAATCTTTGTAATAGAGACTCTATCTGTAATTATTCAGATATCATATTTTAAATATACAAAGTTTAAATATGGAGAAGGAAAAAGAGTTTTTCTTATGGCACCAATACATCATCACTTTGAGAAGAAGGGATGGTCAGAAAATGTAATCGTTATGAAATTTTGGATAATTTCTATTATCTGTTCAGTTTTTACTATAACTTTCTTATTATAA
- a CDS encoding ribonuclease HII gives MKYPDFTLENKLSGVIAGVDEVGRGPLAGPVMSAAVVFIDRNIIIDGINDSKKLTPQCRQVLYEKITSVAKFGIGMASVEEINSYNILQATKLSMKRALIDLDLELDYVLVDGNQPPEVKWQVKSIVNGDNLSTSIAAASIVAKVTRDRLMQELHNKHPEYNWYKNKGYGTKEHLNAIGLYGITEHHRKNFAPISRAL, from the coding sequence ATGAAATACCCAGACTTTACATTAGAAAATAAATTATCAGGAGTGATAGCAGGAGTGGATGAAGTTGGAAGAGGTCCACTTGCTGGTCCAGTAATGTCTGCAGCTGTAGTGTTTATCGATAGAAATATAATTATTGATGGTATTAATGATTCAAAAAAATTGACTCCTCAATGTAGGCAAGTCCTATATGAAAAAATAACATCCGTTGCAAAATTTGGTATAGGAATGGCAAGCGTAGAAGAAATAAATTCATACAATATCTTGCAAGCAACAAAACTTTCAATGAAACGTGCGTTAATAGACTTGGACCTAGAATTAGATTATGTGCTAGTTGATGGTAATCAACCACCTGAAGTGAAATGGCAAGTGAAATCCATAGTAAATGGTGATAATTTGAGTACATCAATTGCAGCAGCTTCAATCGTTGCAAAAGTTACGAGAGATCGGCTTATGCAAGAATTGCACAATAAGCATCCTGAATATAATTGGTATAAAAATAAAGGATATGGGACAAAAGAGCACCTTAACGCTATTGGCCTTTATGGAATTACAGAACACCATAGAAAAAATTTTGCACCCATATCTCGGGCATTATAG
- the virB9 gene encoding P-type conjugative transfer protein VirB9 — protein sequence MIGLLFAVLLFLCGSDALAKQEPRSIAGDDHIKVINYNPQAIHKYTGFYGYQSSILFEPGEVIQNLSMGDSTGWQLLPQGNRLFIKPIDDIADTNATIITNKRVYYFELHAEEATGLDDPRLAYEVRFLYPLFSSDEIYTTNNGDIFEQASHNIIPDINDIEVVKKGLNFNYSISHVKGSQSIIPIKVFDDGKFTYLQFNKINSDFPAVFMVDSAGYESLVNFRTVDDYLIIERVSSVFTLRNGSSTVCLFNENAPFKKG from the coding sequence ATGATTGGTTTACTGTTTGCCGTACTGTTGTTCCTCTGTGGTAGTGATGCACTTGCAAAACAGGAGCCACGTTCAATAGCTGGAGATGATCACATAAAGGTGATAAATTATAACCCACAGGCTATACATAAGTATACGGGTTTTTATGGTTATCAATCCAGCATATTGTTTGAACCAGGGGAGGTAATACAAAACCTTTCAATGGGTGATTCAACTGGTTGGCAACTCCTTCCTCAAGGTAACAGATTGTTTATTAAGCCTATAGATGATATTGCCGATACTAACGCAACTATAATTACCAATAAAAGAGTTTATTACTTTGAGCTTCATGCTGAAGAAGCAACTGGACTAGATGATCCAAGATTAGCATATGAAGTAAGGTTTCTTTATCCACTATTTAGCAGTGATGAGATTTACACAACAAATAACGGTGATATCTTCGAACAAGCTAGTCATAACATTATTCCTGATATAAACGACATTGAAGTTGTAAAGAAGGGATTAAATTTTAATTATTCCATCTCGCACGTTAAAGGCAGTCAGTCAATAATACCAATTAAGGTTTTTGATGATGGAAAATTTACATATCTGCAATTCAATAAAATAAACTCTGATTTCCCGGCAGTTTTTATGGTTGATTCTGCAGGGTATGAGTCTTTAGTAAACTTCCGTACAGTTGACGACTACCTGATAATCGAAAGGGTGAGTTCAGTGTTTACCTTAAGGAATGGATCAAGTACAGTTTGCCTATTTAATGAAAATGCGCCTTTCAAAAAAGGGTGA
- the mlaD gene encoding outer membrane lipid asymmetry maintenance protein MlaD yields MRRSNILEITAGLFVLIFTIFLIFFAIDKLSYIKKNYKDCNKIYGLFANANGIGVGDSVKISGVDVGSITDVSLDKATYVARIDMCISRDIKLPIDSSALITSSGVVGSKFVNISPGSDAKLILNGGKIEHTQAEANMGGIMDKIIGMFTK; encoded by the coding sequence ATGCGAAGGTCAAATATACTTGAAATAACCGCTGGATTATTTGTATTAATTTTTACTATTTTTCTGATTTTCTTTGCTATTGATAAGCTATCTTACATAAAGAAAAACTATAAGGATTGCAATAAAATATATGGTCTTTTTGCTAACGCTAACGGTATAGGAGTTGGTGATAGTGTCAAGATCTCTGGTGTGGACGTTGGAAGCATAACTGATGTATCACTTGATAAAGCTACCTACGTAGCACGAATCGATATGTGTATAAGCAGAGACATAAAATTGCCAATTGATAGTTCAGCTCTGATCACTAGCAGTGGAGTTGTTGGTAGTAAATTTGTTAATATATCACCTGGGTCAGATGCTAAACTAATTTTGAATGGTGGTAAAATAGAGCATACTCAAGCTGAAGCAAATATGGGTGGAATAATGGACAAAATTATTGGTATGTTTACGAAGTGA
- a CDS encoding NADH-ubiquinone oxidoreductase subunit NDUFA12 family protein, with amino-acid sequence MLSKVCNAIKRLLRREDKFVGRDENGNSYYESSKGKRWVIYSSVSEPTTVPPEWHIWLHYTDNVVPVNNKKRKVKHTPNLTGTKDAYYPNQKVKNYYKSWSPDN; translated from the coding sequence ATGTTATCTAAAGTTTGTAATGCAATAAAACGCCTATTACGAAGAGAAGATAAATTTGTAGGAAGAGATGAAAATGGAAATTCTTACTATGAATCAAGTAAAGGGAAAAGGTGGGTTATATATAGCAGTGTCTCTGAGCCTACAACAGTGCCTCCGGAATGGCATATATGGCTTCACTATACTGATAATGTAGTACCAGTTAATAATAAAAAAAGAAAAGTAAAACATACTCCTAATTTAACGGGTACAAAAGATGCATACTATCCAAACCAAAAAGTGAAAAATTACTATAAAAGCTGGAGTCCTGATAACTAA
- a CDS encoding proton-conducting transporter membrane subunit, with the protein MQLPILQVIIPIIASMFCFLTKKHKVSWFISFIATTITLIISSILLIKTYKGEIITYHLGNWAPPYGIELRIDVLNSLILTLVNFIALISVLYSFYINEKEISKNKITGFYSLFLLCLSGLLGILVTNDIFNLYVFLEISSLSSYVLVSMGRDKKALVAAFEYLISGTIGATFYLFGIGLLYSMTGTLNMSDMAERIVPLYDNNIMKLGTLFIFVGLSIKMALFPLSRWLVNAYSEAPSFISIFFSGTVTKVMIYVFIRIFYTTFQQNFFLFKPLLDNVIIILALCAIVFGSIFAITAKDIKRLFAHSSISQIGYIILALSFNSKTGVFAAILHIVNHSIIKTSLFMAAGCISYKFDTTKIENLSGLKKSMPYTALAFTLLSLALIGVPLTNGFVSKWYIMKAIIESHAWISLVTFAAGSFLALIYMWKMVEKMYFEDDATSRTGMTPDKINDVPFPMLFCLLFMAALTVVTGIYSTSIRLVVEKLVF; encoded by the coding sequence ATGCAATTACCAATTTTACAAGTTATTATACCAATAATTGCATCAATGTTTTGCTTTCTTACCAAGAAACACAAGGTATCTTGGTTTATTTCTTTTATTGCAACAACAATCACTCTTATCATTTCATCGATACTACTCATTAAAACATATAAAGGCGAGATTATAACTTATCACCTTGGAAATTGGGCTCCTCCGTACGGCATAGAGTTAAGAATCGACGTGTTAAACTCCTTGATTCTAACTTTGGTGAATTTTATAGCGCTGATTAGTGTGCTTTATAGCTTTTATATTAACGAAAAAGAAATTAGCAAAAACAAAATCACTGGTTTTTACTCTCTATTTCTACTGTGCTTAAGCGGACTGCTCGGGATTCTAGTAACAAATGACATATTCAATCTTTATGTTTTTTTGGAAATTTCATCTCTTTCTTCTTATGTATTAGTTTCAATGGGAAGGGATAAAAAAGCTCTAGTTGCAGCATTTGAATATCTAATTAGTGGAACAATAGGCGCAACATTTTATTTATTTGGCATCGGGCTTTTGTACTCCATGACAGGAACGCTCAATATGTCTGACATGGCTGAGAGAATAGTGCCATTATACGATAATAACATCATGAAACTTGGCACATTGTTCATTTTTGTTGGTCTCTCAATCAAAATGGCACTATTTCCATTAAGCAGGTGGCTGGTTAATGCATATAGTGAGGCACCAAGTTTCATTAGCATATTCTTTTCAGGCACAGTAACTAAAGTGATGATATATGTTTTCATCAGAATCTTTTATACCACTTTCCAACAAAATTTTTTCTTGTTTAAGCCGCTGTTGGACAATGTGATAATTATCCTCGCACTTTGCGCTATTGTATTTGGGTCGATATTTGCAATAACCGCAAAAGACATAAAAAGACTGTTTGCTCACTCTAGTATTAGCCAAATTGGTTATATAATTTTAGCACTGAGTTTTAACTCAAAAACAGGTGTATTTGCAGCAATTCTTCACATAGTAAACCACAGCATAATAAAAACATCTTTATTCATGGCTGCAGGATGTATTTCTTACAAATTTGATACAACAAAAATAGAGAATTTATCGGGACTCAAGAAATCAATGCCTTATACAGCACTTGCGTTCACTCTACTCAGTTTAGCATTAATCGGTGTGCCTTTAACAAATGGCTTTGTAAGCAAGTGGTATATAATGAAAGCAATTATCGAATCTCATGCGTGGATTTCCCTTGTAACATTTGCTGCTGGCTCTTTCCTTGCATTGATATATATGTGGAAGATGGTAGAGAAAATGTATTTTGAAGATGATGCAACGTCACGCACTGGAATGACACCGGACAAAATTAATGATGTGCCATTTCCTATGCTTTTCTGTCTATTATTTATGGCAGCTTTAACAGTAGTAACTGGAATATATAGCACTTCAATTCGGTTAGTAGTTGAGAAGTTGGTTTTTTGA
- the rodA gene encoding rod shape-determining protein RodA, with translation MDRLKKIHWLLVINVIALFCVGIVVQYSSAGGKWVPFAIHQLVIFSFFFLLAIAMSFIELDFYLKHAYFFYIAATISLLAVNFFGSHIMGATRWIRIGSISLQPSEFAKVGLILVLARYFDKQSVYKMMEFKRLLKALIIIFLPVFLVLKQPNLGTAVIMLLIGMSIIFTAIIKRSHSVVCGTLGIFAVPAIWPFLRPYHKQRILSFLDSSVDPLGIGYNAQQSQIAIGSGGLLGKGFVNGSQTQLGFLPEKRTDFAFAVLSEEWGFLGSMALILLYTSLLGIIFSIAYRSKNYFSKLVSIGIFAFFSAHFFINIGMSIGLLPVIGDPLPFLSYGGSTTAASLICIGLLLAIKADEQQNACILPMLK, from the coding sequence GTGGATAGGCTGAAGAAGATTCATTGGTTGTTAGTCATTAACGTGATAGCTCTGTTTTGCGTTGGCATTGTTGTTCAATACTCTTCTGCTGGAGGAAAGTGGGTGCCATTTGCGATTCACCAACTGGTCATATTCTCCTTCTTTTTCCTACTCGCTATAGCTATGTCATTCATAGAATTAGATTTTTATTTGAAGCACGCTTACTTTTTTTATATAGCAGCAACGATTTCGCTATTAGCAGTAAATTTTTTTGGCTCACACATAATGGGTGCGACGAGGTGGATAAGAATTGGGTCGATTAGTTTGCAACCATCAGAATTTGCAAAAGTGGGCTTAATACTTGTGCTTGCTCGCTATTTTGATAAGCAGAGTGTGTATAAAATGATGGAATTTAAAAGATTGCTTAAGGCACTTATAATTATTTTCTTACCCGTGTTCTTGGTGTTAAAGCAACCTAATTTAGGCACAGCTGTAATAATGTTACTTATAGGGATGTCAATTATATTCACAGCAATAATAAAAAGATCTCATTCAGTAGTATGTGGAACTCTTGGCATTTTTGCAGTACCGGCTATTTGGCCTTTTTTACGTCCTTATCACAAGCAAAGGATATTGTCGTTTTTGGATTCATCAGTGGATCCACTTGGGATAGGTTATAATGCGCAGCAATCTCAGATAGCTATTGGTTCAGGAGGTTTACTTGGTAAGGGCTTTGTTAACGGAAGTCAAACTCAACTTGGATTTTTGCCGGAAAAGCGTACAGATTTTGCTTTTGCAGTGCTGAGTGAGGAGTGGGGCTTTTTAGGTAGCATGGCTTTAATTTTGCTTTATACCTCATTACTTGGAATAATTTTCTCTATCGCTTATAGGTCGAAAAATTATTTTTCTAAGTTAGTATCTATCGGAATTTTCGCCTTTTTTAGTGCTCATTTCTTTATAAACATCGGAATGTCAATAGGCCTCTTGCCTGTGATAGGCGACCCATTGCCATTTCTGTCCTATGGAGGAAGTACAACTGCTGCAAGTTTGATATGTATAGGATTATTGCTGGCAATAAAAGCAGATGAACAACAAAATGCTTGTATTTTACCTATGCTAAAGTAG
- the purF gene encoding amidophosphoribosyltransferase, translated as MLDEMREECGVFGISCNQSAAFNSILALHALQHRGQESFGVATSNNDKLHSYHFQGQVSSVFDDIDEIKKSLPGDCAIGHVRYSTSGSKFGVQPMFGKSGKFGDFAIAHNGNLINISPIREQLIKQECVFQSDIDTEVVVHLTASGEKDSFLESFIYALKRIQGAYSFVAINQEVVIGVRDPSGIRPLVLGKLNGSYVLASETCALDIVNAEFVREIEPGELVTISSNSKLASMFPFPQQKSSFCIFEYVYFSRPDSIMENRSIYDTRKEIGRILAKESPPKNNVDMIVPIPDSGIPAAIGYAEHSGLPMELGIIRNHYIGRTFIQPTAEVRKVRIKLKFNANKHILKGKNIILIDDSIVRGSTLTNIIVMLKDAGVKEIHLKISSPPIKHSCFYGIDTPECKDLIAANKSVEEIKEVIGVDSLAFLSIDGLYQAVKAEKRNNATPQYCDACFTGDYPIGK; from the coding sequence ATGCTAGATGAAATGCGTGAGGAGTGTGGGGTATTTGGCATAAGTTGCAACCAAAGTGCTGCTTTTAACTCTATACTTGCTCTCCACGCTTTGCAGCATAGAGGTCAAGAGTCTTTTGGCGTAGCAACCAGTAACAACGATAAGCTGCACTCTTATCACTTTCAAGGTCAAGTGAGCAGCGTATTTGATGATATAGATGAAATAAAGAAATCCTTACCTGGAGATTGTGCAATAGGTCATGTTCGATACTCAACAAGTGGTAGTAAATTTGGAGTGCAGCCCATGTTTGGCAAAAGTGGCAAATTTGGGGATTTTGCCATAGCACATAATGGTAATTTAATTAATATTTCTCCGATACGCGAACAATTAATTAAACAAGAGTGCGTTTTTCAGTCAGATATTGATACAGAAGTAGTAGTGCATCTAACAGCAAGCGGTGAAAAAGATAGCTTCTTAGAGAGTTTTATATATGCATTAAAGCGAATACAAGGTGCTTATTCTTTTGTGGCAATCAATCAAGAAGTAGTTATTGGAGTACGTGATCCATCTGGAATCAGGCCTCTTGTTTTAGGAAAGTTAAACGGTTCTTACGTTCTTGCATCTGAAACTTGTGCTCTTGATATAGTAAATGCAGAATTTGTTAGAGAAATAGAACCAGGCGAATTAGTTACCATCAGTTCGAATAGTAAGCTAGCCTCAATGTTTCCTTTCCCACAGCAAAAATCAAGTTTTTGTATTTTTGAATACGTTTATTTTTCAAGACCAGACAGCATAATGGAGAATAGGTCTATATACGATACAAGAAAAGAAATAGGAAGAATACTTGCGAAGGAAAGTCCACCAAAAAACAATGTGGATATGATTGTACCAATACCTGATTCTGGAATACCTGCAGCTATTGGATACGCAGAACATTCAGGATTACCTATGGAACTGGGGATAATTCGTAATCATTACATAGGAAGAACTTTTATACAACCAACCGCTGAAGTACGTAAAGTTAGAATAAAATTGAAATTCAACGCTAATAAGCACATTTTAAAGGGTAAAAACATAATTTTAATAGATGATAGTATAGTGCGTGGTAGTACGTTAACAAATATAATAGTTATGTTAAAGGATGCAGGAGTAAAAGAAATTCACCTCAAAATTTCAAGCCCACCAATTAAGCATTCTTGTTTTTATGGAATAGATACGCCAGAGTGCAAAGATTTAATTGCTGCAAATAAATCTGTAGAGGAAATTAAGGAAGTTATAGGAGTAGATAGCCTAGCCTTCTTGAGTATTGATGGACTATATCAGGCTGTTAAAGCAGAAAAGCGTAACAATGCTACACCACAATATTGTGATGCTTGTTTCACTGGTGATTATCCGATTGGCAAATAG